The Plasmodium berghei ANKA genome assembly, chromosome: 12 region AGATCATTGAAATTAGAAAATAGTACAATATCACATGGATCTTTAAGATGTTggtttgaaatatttacaGAAGAATTTGCGCAATTAAATCCtgttaaaattttatgttCAAATGAACCTGATGACTACCAATTAAGATTAGTTGTATGGAAAGTTTTGAATGTAGCAATGGATAATAATTCGACAGTTAGTTTATTTGTTAGATGTATATATGCAGATGATGATTCTGAAGATATTAGAGATACAGATATACATTATAATAGCAAAAATGGGAAAGGTATATTTAATTGGAGATTTGTTTATAATGTTAAAATACCTACAAATTCAACAACTATTAAAGTTCAAATACACAACTATGCTCTTTTATCATCAAATGAACCCATTGGTGAATCATCTCTTGATTTATCTGCTCATTTTTATCGAGCTCGTAAAAAGAAAGGTTTCTATCATATACCCAggtatgtttattttttttgaagcATAATTTAAGTATATTGTTTGAtcgaattttttttttttttttttcctcaaaatttatattatatgaacaTTTTATGTAATCACCTTTTCCTACTTTGTTAGATTCTCCATTTCTTGTAAACACCCAGCacataaaaacaaaatccGAGGAAATATAGAAGTCGAAGCATGCATATTGCCAAAGAATGAAGCAGATATTGATCCAGTTGGAAATGGACGTGATGAACCAAATAAAGATCCATTTTTACCACCAATAACAGAAAATAGAACCTATGTAGATTGGGTAactataaatgaaaaactGGGAGATGCAACTGCATCTATAATGCAAGGATTGAAATGGACAGGTATATCGATCATGTTTGTTTGCATATGTGTAGAATCCAAATGGAGCaatgttaatataataaatagagtactaaaaatagtaaaattataaatttatcatatattttcacCTTCTTTTCAGGAGTATGGGTTATGGTTGCATTCATTGTTATtggaattttatttataatgttTTTGTTAAAATGAAGACAGAAGTAATGAATTGTATCTCATATAGACATTCAGAATGAAATTTACcatatcttttattttgcaTCTAACAGAATCacgaatttattttaaacaGTGCTCAAGCAAGtttcacaaaaaaaaaaaaaaaaattattaataaatgtaaaaaaatttgagaTAATCAATTCGATTTAATTCtcttttttcaaatatatgaaaatttttcaaaacaCATTCATCCATATATGAAACCTTTTTAACTAAGttccatatatttttataaatatattcatattctGTGTATTGATGTTTAATACTATGTATATGAACTGCATGCTCACATAACTCATTTAAAACATGTcctaaattttttttataaaatattattttaattatttgttCCGTTTTATCtgatttatttgattttatattttcataatagtatccattatttaatgaaaatgtaaCAACTTTTATAAGTTTATcgattttattataaagaataaataattcatttttatttttaaataattttgtatctaacaaaaaatatatatatgaagaaAGTATGtgtatttgtttatttaaagAAACCAAAGGAACCACatctattatataatcGGTTGTTAGGAATAcagttttattatatgaattatttaaatttggtgaaatattatattgtatatCATTTGCCATTATTAAATCAGTtgcttttttatataatatatttgctttctttgtatttttcatatCATAGTCATAAAACTCAGctaaatgaaatattgtGAGAATGTCTTTATcccattttatttcatttcccagttttttatcattaatatCATTTGTATTAGGATGGCCTAAAATTTTgatttctatatatttatataaaatagatgctattttataattttgtaatatatCTAAATTAGCTCTTGCAACTTCAGCTATATGGATTGCACATTTATTATCTGTTTTTATGCATCTAGATATCCATGgcataaaatatgaaatgtCAGCATATTTTGATTCATCAAATTGATGATAGGGTTCATGATCTTCAACAACTTCTGAAgtaaattttataacactatattttccatttctATATAAAGTTTTATAATTGGTATCATCATATATTACTTTTTGGCAGAATCTgaaattttgtttatttgtGCATCTAGAATAATTAGAATCTATTTGATCCGCTAAAGTAAATGCACTTATTCCCTCATTTATAGATGCACATCTATAAATATTACTAACAATATAAcgaattttatatttttcataataatatttttttgcatcAGCAAAAGGTATGCAACTGGCTAGCATATAATAATCTTGAACCCGTTTTCGTAACCCTACATCTTCATATTGTGGATGTAAAatcattttaaaattagtTGTTGATCTTAAAAAACTAGATGTAGGTATATCGGCCAATATTGGTTCCCcatcttttatatttattttcatccaattaattaaatctaaattattttgcaGATTCGGGGGCTCGTTCcgtataatatttatgtattcaTATTTCGGAAagtattttataaatggGTATATCCATTCATAGATGcaaattatatgtattataatttttgtcGATTTTTTCAGTTTTctgtaaaaaaatgaaagaaaatggaaatatatcACACATCgatgtaataaaaaaaatatatgggtatatttatttttttgtaagtttcataaaattttgtataaatcATAGAAATAGTGCATGTATCTTTAcataatgtaaatataatatagtattgaaatatatataattcaaactagctatataaattaaaaaaatgcttATGTTTTACCTGAACAAAGGAAAAGAAGGGccaatgataataaaaataatattatttaaaaaagtagTAGATCCAACCAAAGATGAAATGACACACAAAAGAGGCAAAGATAAGACCCGAAGCCttgttattattaacataaggaatataaaaaatatagtttgtgttaataaaaaaacaaaatttgaagtaataaattcattatattttattatatctttttttctgtatatagattttaaatatatggttatataaaaaatgtatataattccaaatataataaaataatcgAACAAAGCTGTTTCTTTTATCATgtttaacatattttttgaaaacgGTTTAAACTCACCCCCTGCACTATATATCATTGTGTCAAAATTATGATTCCCTATATTTAGTCTGActtttaataatgaaaGAACATGTGAATCATCTTTtgctttatttattataagcattcgcaaaaatataaatataaataatgatataaatcCTCTTTTTagtataaattttattttttttaatatattaaaattttctataatattttcatctatttttatcttgtcttttttaagaaaattatttttcatttcatCAAATCCTTCTACTGTTttgttaattatattatcatcttTTCTACTCACATTTGAGTTTGaactatttttaaaaatattcatcaaCATATGAATTAAAgatttatcttttttcctattttcttcacttttaattttttttaatttatcatcTTTAATTGTTGTGTTATTTTCTGGGCTTATAACATcactatatattattgttactAAAATTGAAATAAGGACATATGggaaatatgtatatatcatatatcTTGGAAAAAATGTAACTATTACagataatatataagataaaccaaaaacaattaatattttttttaattctttttctAGATCATATCCCAATAAATAAACTATAAATAGACTAACAATATTAGTTAGCAAAATGAAAACAGAAAATTGCCatgttattaaaaaaaaaaaaacacacaAAAGTAAATGTGCGTAGTTTAAAGCTGATATCTGttgaagaaaaaagaaagaatgaaaataaaatataaacatgtACTACTATTGGATATCAATGTTGTACCATATATTAGTTTGGAACATCTAtccatataatatataaatatgaacaaaCGTAAATatccttatttttttattacctTCTTTTCCCTAAgaataatgtatatatgtaaaataattCCCCACATGTAAACAGAAGCAAAATTTTCTCTTAAAGGAAAtcctgaaaaaaaaaaaaaaaagtgaaaaaatggtaaatatatatatttgaatatcaaaaatattttttgtactTTTTTATGTGTGAATATTATTGATTAATACCAGCTAATCTCATTATAAACTTTTCACGaaaacatgaaaaaaaaagcattataaatatgattcCAGAAGAATATGAGTttcctaaaaaaaatatatgaaccATGTAGATCAAACCAAAAGTTACAGtttataaacattttttgaatttttcatatttatacctatatatacagaaaaaaaaaatagtgtACTGACACTAGCCGCTTGAGAAAGAAGggctaaaaataaataattaaaatgtgtttttaaactatataaatgtaCAATAGATATGGATATATGTCTTATTTGATGtttcaaaaaaagaaaataaggatataataaaaataatcataGTGATAATTATGGTAATTGGTTACCTGCATAAGCATAAAAGTTGTATGGGGTTGCAAAAAATGtttctaattttataaGGCGCCATATTGTTCCAAGTATTATTTCTTCAAATATGGAAAAGAAATGAAACAATATAAAGATTCTAAACCAAtgaaatatgaatattgaAGATTACTCAACTTATTTCATTTCTAAATTACCTggataaatattaaaacgCTGTAGTGCATTTATTCGATTAGGATACTCGCTTCTATCGTCATTTCTAAAAATAAGACATTTAAATGGGCGAAGTGGGTTAGTTGAAGTGGATGGTGTCAAAACAGGGGATGTGTATCACTTCTTACTGGTAATagtaatttttatttcatctaattatttattttttttataaatacatgATCAGATTAATGCCATCCAAGTAATTTTTAGATTTAACTATATCATCATAAAAagagaaataaaatgattcctaaaaaaatatgatatacATTTAATGTGGGAATAATGTGTTCATgggaatatatataaatataaattgtttatattgATGTGTGTTATCAATATTTTGTTCTTAAATTTCTTACCTCGGAATATAATGATACCTTTTGTTCTTCATAACTTCTACAAAATTCATATTGATACCTCTTGTAAAATGTGATAAAAACAAACAGactaaatataaaatggaaGAAAAGGGAAATATTaagaatgaaaaaaaattacaaaatggcatgtattaatattttccgTTTTCTACATATACAGAGTaactaattttttatttgttatcCATTTAAAGAACATAttaaattcataaaaataaatacatatatgaatatattatgtgtgaatttattatatattcataaatattataattttaataaaatttacataaattattacCAGATCAAcaaagaacaaaaaaacaGTCTCACTTTGCATTTGtccatttaaataaatagaaTTATTCAATTCCCGtgtttattaaaaaataaataaaaaagaaatatataatgaaaaaaatttactaccaagaaaataatttacaaatagcaaaaaataaaacaatggaaaatacaataataatagtgatattcacaaaaaatatatgggCAATAACATGAAATAAGCACTTAGTATGTTATTTTCCGGAATAAAATGgaattatacaaaaaataataattttttttatataattttaagaaaataaaaattaataaaaaaatgttcatttaaaattatgcaTAAATATGCCCTATCTActcatatatgtataacataaatttaacgtcttttttttattacaataaaaaacatactaaacaaaaaaatattcatatgcATATCGCTATTTTGGGATATATACGCACAAAAATACAAGCTTATAAAAATCACAACTTATAAATAAACTAGCATATCCAAGTtctcaaaaatattattatcccTCTCTTCTATTCCTATATAGCAATTGCAAAATTTAGAGTTGCTGTCAGggaaattaaatgaaagaGTATTATCATGATATGCATTAAATTGATTTTCCATATTAGATAACTGTTCCCATTTATGTTTAtctttttgataaaaaaagtcgtcattatttttctttaaactTTCAACAAAGGAAGAAAAAAGGAATGGATGAAAAACTtttgatataatttttttatttgggaatttttttattaaaagataaaattgttttgtGCAATTAGGGCAtacacataaataaatttttattcttttagATTTAATTAcacatttaaattttaatatactcATGTCTGTTttgtttgtatttttttttttttttttttcatttgtatGCTGTTTCTCGAGTTCCAATTCATTAATTAAGTCACTTTCACTGTTTTTATAacttaatatatttttttgatcattaaaaaaaattttttttatattgttcATGAAACCTCCAAATGTACTACTacttttttcttcatttagATTCTGATTTTCATAGGTTAGTAgaattttatcatttttaattaaatcaGTATATGGATCAATGTcatttaaatcattttgACTTTCTATATAACTATCTGCGTTATATTCATCATTTGAACTAGTAGAATCGTTTATAGattcttttaaattcaaATCCAGTTGTTCCATATATGgttttttctctttttgaATTTCCGTTTGCATTAATTTTAgcttattataatttttcatgttatttttttcatttaaaatagtgatgcttgtatttatttcatcatcCCTTGACATATAGTTTTCACTTTCTATCAGTTTGTTATCTGTTATggtataattattatttagcTTTTTAAAGTGGCTTTCTTCGAATAGCATATTAGTAGGATCTTTAAAATTGGAATGAAGCGTTtccctttttattttaaatacattattcttatttttcaaaatatcctttgattttttatagttttttatataaatattatgacAACTATGGGTTCTCGTTGTTtgattattaattttatcgTCTAGTTTGTTTGATGCCGctttaatattttccacTTCAtattttcccttttttgAGTTTAACCggaatatattattatatttactattctctttattatcattttcgttacaaatataatttgaacTAATATGTTTGATAGTATAATTTCCATATTGGGGATATGGACTTATAttgttataatatatttcattatgGGGGTAATTAGTAAAAAGAATTCCACAgctatttaaaaatgtgttattaaaaatatgaatagaTAAATTATTAGCTAATTTTGTGTTTATAAAAGAGCTgtatttttctaataaaaCAGTAGAcaattgaaatatttttctttcctcttccaattttttaatgtgtttattaattattttggaTTCTAATTCTATTTCCTTTATTTGATctcttatatatttaatattcttctttgttttttttccccTTTTCATAATTCTTTGAGTTgaaaatgtttatattttttgtgtttttttctCGAGTTTGTTTAagatttatatattgttgacttttttttttcttcgaGCCCTCATGTTTTTGCCATTTGTTAACTACACAATATGTAGTTTGGGTTATAATATAACCATTTAGaagatttatttttgctacttttcttttttcattccgttaaaaaaaatatcaatatttttattttattatttttttttttcatggAAATGTATCAAGGATAATACTTTTGGCGATACTCGACCGAATAATctctttcatttttctcTTATTCACTTTGactcatttatttttataactatataattattatttatccattttgtattttatttttacatttttttaccAATAAATTTACACCCATAATagagtatatataataggggtaaataaaattgcgtgataaaaaatttattattcaagcaactttttttttgtaaaatatcTACAAAAAAGTCGCGttaaaggaaaatatttcaCACTTTGCTTccacatataaatatataaataaataaataaataaataaataaataaataaaaaaagaagaatatcaaatatttatatattgtaaCTTATAATGAAGATGAATAATGGAGAAATTgcattttgaaaattttattgtttaCTGTTATTCAAGCAAATCTTTCTCTTATCtccaaaaaaatgaaaatagcTATAAAagtcagaaaaaaaaaatccaaAATAATGAGTATGAAAAGCTAgttgatgaaaaaaaaaaaaaatataaatggataaaaaaattatcacaTAGAGAATGTtctaaacatattttagaAAACCTGAAACAgaataataacataaaacacgcagaaaataaatttaatggAAAAACgaaaactaaaaaaagGGGTTATTcactattatataatattgacGATGAACTAATTTAcacatataaaaacaacaaatttataaagGATGCAAAGCACATGAAAGCTGCTTCCCTAACTgctcaaaaaaaaaaaaatgtttttaaacCGAGTAAATGCATATCAATATTTAAAGGAAAAGAAGACACTGGAAAAAAAGAACGatgtagaaaaaaaaagcaaaataCAGAAAATGATGTtctaataaaagaaaaacgtttttctaataaaaataaattaaaaagcgataatttaataaaaataaaaggaatagagaaaaaagacaatagtattgatatatacaaatatttatttaatatttttattagaaaagaatattataaaaaggTATCAAATCGATGgctaaaaaaatttataaagaaaaatggccctttatataaagaaatagctaaacaattaattaatttgttgatcataaaaaattttgtaatttttgaTGTTGAATTATGGAATTTCTTTCTCCCAgaaaatttgataaatcattttaatataaatttacaatttttttgtggAAAATCagggaataaaaaaacagaatttttaaaaaatttatttgaatcatttccttttaaatattccCATGAAAATGTTCACATTATTGATATGATTGAGTATGAAAAATATCCTATTGTATATGACTATAGATATTTAACAGACCCCaaccattttttaaatagtgtcgaaataaatgtagataataaaataaaaaatataaataaagataacTTTTCATTCAAACTATTTGATATGCCAATAATTAAAGATAGATATACACACTTATCACCATTAAGACAAGATATAAATtgtaacaaaataaaacgGGAAGTTGATATTCATACTATTAGTTTAAAACATGTTAAAACTTCTAATACCAGCATAATAGGGGGGAATTATAAAATCGACACAAATGAAAATTCAATGAATAGTGAAAAGATAGACAATTCATGTATTAATCAGTATAAATACAaaggtaaaaaaaaaatgctcAGTTTTTTAGCATCTTCAGATAGTGAAGAAATGTGTAATAGCATAGATTTGcactatataaataaaataaatgagaataataattatctttcaaaaagtataaatttatgtgattataaaaaaagaacttatataaataatatactttacccaaattattatgaaattGCACTAAAGGAATTTCTAATAACAGATGTGAAAAGTAGAAAAACAATTCAGATGATTGATTTAttgaatttaaatttaGAGTATATTCTTATCAATTTTACGAAAATTGCTATGATTAAACAACTTgtatggaaaaaaaaaatgttcaGATTgctatataaatatgtaaaaagagataataatacaaaatttaaaaaaaaaaacaaaaacaaaacacTAGGGTTGAACTTATTTAACGGAGGATACTCCTttctattaataaaaaatttagattttataaacaacttttctattttaaaaaaaaattgtattatgtttttattattaaaatatatttttatatggaaaaaaatgaatttaaatGCACATATGTTTGTTGTATCCCCAGCTTTAGATGACAATACACCAAATGGATTTAATAAAAGTGATATTGGGGAAAAAAGccatgaaaatattttactacAATTGAATccttatataaataaatactttctttttattttacctAACTTCCTTCATCATAACGatagatatataatattaagaCATTTGTATAGAAAACACAATTTACCATATTCAATTAAAAcattgaaatatatttctaaaataacaaatagTTATTGCGAAGAAAATTTGATCAAACTATTCCAAGATGAATACAAGGaaagaattatttatttattaaaaaaaaataatataagcAAACATGAAAATTCGAATAATAATGTGGAGGATATAAGTAATGTTGATAATcttttgaatataaaaaataatattaaaaaattaatgtcaagaaataaaaataaaaaaattaatttttttaataaaactCTTAATTTCCAATGTGATtcacatttatttattcacGGAAAAGAAattgaattatataaaaaaaaaagttttgaaaggttaaataaaaatgataaggATAGGACATACGGGTTTTATCAAATGGTGGGGGAAAGTGAATTAATTAATAGACTGAAAAATGAAGttgttcataattttattcataagGGAAAACAAAAGCCttataataacaatgatTGCGAGAAAAACCTTTTTGATGGTGTGGGTATATTAGTATATGGAGAAAGTGGATCTGGAAAAACTTTcatatcaaaaataataatagaagAATGTAATTGTAattctattattataaattgtgctaatatatttaataaaataatgggTGAATCTGAAAAATTTCTTAATGAGGTATTTGaatatgcaaaaaataaattacaaCCATGCATAATTATGTTTGATggtattgaaaatatttgttttaaacatgatttattttcaaattctattgataaattttctgagcgattaaaattatgtttttacGAAAATCTAGATAAGTTgcattttgaaaaaaaatggaatcCGAATTGTAAAAGGAACACTAATTCAATTATAATCATTTGTACAACAACTGATATTAATAATcttgataataatttactAGTAAATCATAGAATCAGGCATATATATCAAACTAAAAGCTTTAGGTTTTGGGAGAATAAAGATGTATACAAACTTTTTGAAAACTGCTTAagatttaataatatagatccaaatgttttaataaattcaaaaaaatttcaaaaatttatacaagaaaatatattaagtaggaagaatatattatcacCCCTTGACATCTCAAATATGTGTTCAGATACGCTAGCTCGATGTATACAAATTAGCATTTCGAATggttaatgaaaatgaaaggGAAACTCATCAAACATAttttacttatttatttatataataaataaaatgggaaaaaaatatataatctATCATATTGACATCTTTGCAACTTTTATGAGTTATATTACACATATACACATAATATACTTAAATATGCctttgttatatatttgacttatttacttttatttttttactagGAAATGAAGTAAATATAGAAAGCTTCTGGAATATATTAAGGGagaattataaataaagtgATAAATATGGATATATGATATTTACATCTTCTATGCTTATATGGTCATTTCAGTTTCTTGCCCTCTCGTCACTTTAACTTTAATTCAATTTTCTCGATTTgtaattacaaaaaatattatttttgagaaaattttcatctaattttttttttttaattttatattttatccatttttcgtatttttttggtttatatatattttttttaatttatctcCTAACTATACCAGAAGAAGGGGAAAAAAGCAGGAAGCCAAATTATCATATCGAAAAATTCCATTATCTAATGttagtaataaaaaatcagaAACTTACTAGCATggattaaaaaattaacagcaaaatgcatatatgtattatatatatatatattgatgGAAAATAACCATGAGCaattatcataaatattaattcatttaaaataagCATTTTCCTCTTATtcataatgtatatatatatatatatttttaatgtaatgaatataatatgtttctTTAATCATACATCCTAGTTTCTATTTGAaatgtatttaaaaattaaaaactttttcttctcattttttttgtgaaattgtaatatattGAAAGTAAAAGAATCCTAGTATgtatgtgtatataatttatccgaataatattttccaaAATGGGGAGCTACATTGATTTGAGTGGATATAAAATCCCAAAGttagaataaataaaaccgAAAACAtggttatatatataaagttGTTTACtaataatgcatatatgtgTAATTATTCATCTCTGGAacccatatatatataatttatttgttcaATAATTAATGTATCtgtgttatttttttcacatatAAAGGAATGA contains the following coding sequences:
- a CDS encoding Dpy-19-like C-mannosyltransferase, putative; this translates as MDKCKVRLFFCSLLICLFVFITFYKRYQYEFCRSYEEQKVSLYSEESFYFSFYDDIVKSKNYLDGINLIINDDRSEYPNRINALQRFNIYPEIILGTIWRLIKLETFFATPYNFYAYAALLSQAASVSTLFFFSVYIGNSYSSGIIFIMLFFSCFREKFIMRLAGFPLRENFASVYMWGIILHIYIILREKKISALNYAHLLLCVFFFLITWQFSVFILLTNIVSLFIVYLLGYDLEKELKKILIVFGLSYILSVIVTFFPRYMIYTYFPYVLISILVTIIYSDVISPENNTTIKDDKLKKIKSEENRKKDKSLIHMLMNIFKNSSNSNVSRKDDNIINKTVEGFDEMKNNFLKKDKIKIDENIIENFNILKKIKFILKRGFISLFIFIFLRMLIINKAKDDSHVLSLLKVRLNIGNHNFDTMIYSAGGEFKPFSKNMLNMIKETALFDYFIIFGIIYIFYITIYLKSIYRKKDIIKYNEFITSNFVFLLTQTIFFIFLMLIITRLRVLSLPLLCVISSLVGSTTFLNNIIFIIIGPSFPLFRKLKKSTKIIIHIICIYEWIYPFIKYFPKYEYINIIRNEPPNLQNNLDLINWMKINIKDGEPILADIPTSSFLRSTTNFKMILHPQYEDVGLRKRVQDYYMLASCIPFADAKKYYYEKYKIRYIVSNIYRCASINEGISAFTLADQIDSNYSRCTNKQNFRFCQKVIYDDTNYKTLYRNGKYSVIKFTSEVVEDHEPYHQFDESKYADISYFMPWISRCIKTDNKCAIHIAEVARANLDILQNYKIASILYKYIEIKILGHPNTNDINDKKLGNEIKWDKDILTIFHLAEFYDYDMKNTKKANILYKKATDLIMANDIQYNISPNLNNSYNKTVFLTTDYIIDVVPLVSLNKQIHILSSYIYFLLDTKLFKNKNELFILYNKIDKLIKVVTFSLNNGYYYENIKSNKSDKTEQIIKIIFYKKNLGHVLNELCEHAVHIHSIKHQYTEYEYIYKNIWNLVKKVSYMDECVLKNFHIFEKRELNRIDYLKFFYIY
- a CDS encoding AAA family ATPase, putative, whose translation is MEKLHFENFIVYCYSSKSFSYLQKNENSYKSQKKKIQNNEYEKLVDEKKKKYKWIKKLSHRECSKHILENLKQNNNIKHAENKFNGKTKTKKRGYSLLYNIDDELIYTYKNNKFIKDAKHMKAASLTAQKKKNVFKPSKCISIFKGKEDTGKKERCRKKKQNTENDVLIKEKRFSNKNKLKSDNLIKIKGIEKKDNSIDIYKYLFNIFIRKEYYKKVSNRWLKKFIKKNGPLYKEIAKQLINLLIIKNFVIFDVELWNFFLPENLINHFNINLQFFCGKSGNKKTEFLKNLFESFPFKYSHENVHIIDMIEYEKYPIVYDYRYLTDPNHFLNSVEINVDNKIKNINKDNFSFKLFDMPIIKDRYTHLSPLRQDINCNKIKREVDIHTISLKHVKTSNTSIIGGNYKIDTNENSMNSEKIDNSCINQYKYKGKKKMLSFLASSDSEEMCNSIDLHYINKINENNNYLSKSINLCDYKKRTYINNILYPNYYEIALKEFLITDVKSRKTIQMIDLLNLNLEYILINFTKIAMIKQLVWKKKMFRLLYKYVKRDNNTKFKKKNKNKTLGLNLFNGGYSFLLIKNLDFINNFSILKKNCIMFLLLKYIFIWKKMNLNAHMFVVSPALDDNTPNGFNKSDIGEKSHENILLQLNPYINKYFLFILPNFLHHNDRYIILRHLYRKHNLPYSIKTLKYISKITNSYCEENLIKLFQDEYKERIIYLLKKNNISKHENSNNNVEDISNVDNLLNIKNNIKKLMSRNKNKKINFFNKTLNFQCDSHLFIHGKEIELYKKKSFERLNKNDKDRTYGFYQMVGESELINRLKNEVVHNFIHKGKQKPYNNNDCEKNLFDGVGILVYGESGSGKTFISKIIIEECNCNSIIINCANIFNKIMGESEKFLNEVFEYAKNKLQPCIIMFDGIENICFKHDLFSNSIDKFSERLKLCFYENLDKLHFEKKWNPNCKRNTNSIIIICTTTDINNLDNNLLVNHRIRHIYQTKSFRFWENKDVYKLFENCLRFNNIDPNVLINSKKFQKFIQENILSRKNILSPLDISNMCSDTLARCIQISISNGNEVNIESFWNILRENYK